Proteins from a genomic interval of Desulfomonilaceae bacterium:
- a CDS encoding indolepyruvate oxidoreductase subunit beta: MNGSNLNIYVSGVGGFGIGSVTRILSSAAQIKGWKAIGSETHGLAQRGGVVISTLRIGQDIEGSPLIIKGEANIVVALEPLEALRSMPFLKRNGVIIYNTQRFQPLAVRLGMADYPSLDAIKLELEKVTNRVIPVDASAKAKQLGLSESANVILLGRLTREKALPFDMETMIEAVRQTTPPQYIDINIKALDVG; encoded by the coding sequence ATGAATGGATCTAACTTGAACATCTATGTAAGCGGAGTTGGAGGATTCGGAATTGGGTCCGTTACTCGCATTCTTTCTTCAGCGGCTCAAATAAAGGGTTGGAAAGCTATAGGCTCGGAGACACACGGTTTGGCCCAACGCGGAGGAGTGGTAATCTCAACCCTGAGAATTGGTCAGGACATTGAGGGAAGCCCTTTGATAATTAAGGGCGAGGCCAACATAGTTGTTGCTCTTGAACCTCTTGAGGCGTTGCGCTCGATGCCTTTTTTGAAACGTAACGGAGTGATCATCTATAACACGCAGAGATTTCAGCCCTTGGCAGTAAGGCTCGGGATGGCCGATTACCCTTCCCTGGATGCAATTAAGCTGGAACTTGAGAAAGTCACAAACAGGGTTATACCTGTCGACGCAAGCGCAAAAGCGAAGCAATTAGGTTTGTCGGAAAGCGCTAATGTTATCCTCCTGGGTAGACTTACTCGTGAGAAGGCTTTGCCTTTTGACATGGAAACTATGATAGAGGCTGTGCGGCAAACTACCCCCCCACAATATATTGATATCAACATCAAAGCCCTTGATGTTGGTTAG
- a CDS encoding nucleotidyltransferase family protein translates to MANLELLCEKRDDILRLAATYGARNVRIFGSVVRGETGVDSDIDFLVDMEPGRTLFDLGGLLFELRELLGVDVDVVHEGGLRENVRSQILKEAAPL, encoded by the coding sequence ATGGCCAATCTAGAATTGTTGTGTGAGAAAAGGGATGATATCTTACGTTTAGCCGCTACTTACGGGGCCAGAAATGTTCGTATATTCGGTTCCGTGGTGAGGGGCGAGACTGGCGTGGACAGCGACATAGATTTTCTTGTTGATATGGAGCCTGGGCGCACGCTTTTTGACCTTGGAGGGTTGCTCTTTGAACTCCGAGAGTTGCTTGGCGTTGACGTGGATGTAGTGCATGAAGGTGGCCTCCGAGAAAATGTTCGGTCTCAAATCTTGAAAGAAGCGGCCCCGTTATGA
- a CDS encoding thiamine pyrophosphate-dependent enzyme encodes MSEYDILLEESGTKANLMGNYAFVRGMIESGVQVATCYPGSPTAEMANALLAISQKAGIYFEISTNEKVALEIAATSAIVGRPSVCWMKSVGLNVAADTAVQLSYLTMPGGLVVILGDDPGHLSSQNEQDNRYYARLAYVPFIEPSDPQEAKDFLVSAMEVSQKYQAPIFVRATTRNCHQVGPVIFGEKAPPKAELNWNNAEMKREGGYVPLPGTFPPLKRKALQNLAKIRDEFENLGVNKSMRVGPDEPTTKIISYGHTFQATVSALEHIGGSADILKLGMTHPLPKAAIERFIESGDQVHILEELDPILENEIKSFCYDQGIQANIIGKSGLEEELDLMIGEYDPTRLVKILGQRLGLDTSLDYYESSVTVPVRSPQLCPGCGHRTAFYATKKAIGKDKEAFSMADIGCYSLGYLPPYNLGNLLYCMGSGAPAASAVSKAFPSEPVISFVGDSTFFHAAMPGIVNAVYNKHRQVIMVMDNGITAMTGHQPNPNSGFGANGPAPRISIDEILKAFGIRFIERVPSYDCAKVEEALKRAFEFAQSPDGGVAVVIQQEPCALYRTRMERKAGKLANPLRIDLDICRNIQNCLKGFACPAIERLDDQRVFINTDLCIGCATCVQTCPMKEKPMKRIEDFQRV; translated from the coding sequence ATGTCGGAATACGATATTCTTCTCGAAGAGTCGGGGACAAAAGCTAACCTCATGGGGAACTACGCTTTTGTGAGAGGCATGATTGAAAGTGGGGTACAAGTAGCTACATGCTATCCTGGAAGCCCTACGGCCGAGATGGCGAACGCTTTACTGGCGATATCGCAGAAAGCCGGTATTTATTTCGAAATTTCTACCAACGAAAAGGTTGCTTTAGAAATTGCGGCGACATCCGCGATTGTTGGACGTCCATCCGTATGCTGGATGAAATCAGTCGGCCTCAATGTCGCTGCTGACACTGCTGTTCAACTCTCATACCTGACCATGCCGGGTGGACTTGTGGTCATTCTGGGCGATGATCCAGGGCATCTAAGTTCACAGAATGAGCAAGACAACCGTTATTACGCCAGACTCGCCTATGTTCCCTTTATAGAGCCTTCTGATCCCCAGGAAGCAAAAGATTTCCTGGTATCCGCGATGGAGGTTTCTCAAAAGTATCAGGCTCCGATTTTCGTTCGGGCCACTACTCGAAATTGTCACCAGGTCGGGCCTGTAATATTTGGTGAAAAAGCTCCTCCAAAAGCTGAACTAAACTGGAATAACGCAGAGATGAAGCGTGAGGGCGGCTATGTTCCATTACCAGGGACCTTCCCGCCTCTCAAACGTAAAGCTCTCCAAAATCTTGCCAAAATCAGGGATGAATTTGAAAACCTCGGCGTCAATAAATCAATGCGGGTCGGGCCTGATGAGCCTACGACAAAAATAATTTCTTACGGACATACTTTTCAGGCTACGGTTAGCGCTCTGGAGCATATTGGAGGAAGCGCGGACATTCTTAAACTGGGCATGACACATCCCCTACCCAAAGCAGCCATCGAAAGATTTATAGAATCCGGGGACCAGGTTCACATCCTTGAGGAACTTGACCCTATTCTCGAAAACGAAATAAAGAGTTTTTGTTATGATCAGGGGATACAAGCCAATATTATCGGAAAGTCCGGCCTGGAAGAAGAACTCGATTTGATGATAGGTGAATACGATCCTACGAGACTGGTCAAGATATTGGGACAAAGACTTGGACTGGACACATCCCTGGATTACTACGAAAGTTCGGTGACAGTTCCCGTGAGATCTCCGCAACTTTGTCCGGGCTGTGGGCACAGAACCGCCTTTTACGCGACCAAGAAGGCTATTGGGAAAGACAAGGAAGCTTTTTCCATGGCTGACATAGGGTGCTACTCCCTCGGGTATCTCCCCCCTTATAATCTGGGAAACCTTCTTTATTGCATGGGATCAGGCGCTCCTGCAGCCAGCGCAGTTTCAAAGGCGTTTCCGTCGGAGCCGGTCATAAGTTTTGTGGGCGATTCGACATTTTTTCACGCCGCTATGCCGGGAATAGTTAACGCGGTTTATAACAAACACCGTCAGGTGATTATGGTGATGGACAACGGCATCACAGCCATGACAGGCCATCAACCGAATCCAAATAGCGGGTTCGGAGCCAACGGCCCTGCTCCAAGAATATCAATTGACGAAATTCTAAAAGCTTTCGGAATCCGTTTTATTGAACGAGTGCCTTCCTATGATTGCGCAAAGGTTGAAGAAGCCTTGAAAAGAGCCTTTGAGTTCGCGCAATCTCCCGATGGAGGAGTGGCTGTTGTCATTCAGCAGGAGCCGTGCGCTCTATATAGAACACGAATGGAACGTAAAGCCGGAAAACTGGCGAACCCTCTTCGAATTGACTTGGACATATGTCGAAACATACAGAACTGCCTCAAGGGCTTCGCTTGTCCGGCTATTGAAAGGTTAGATGATCAGAGAGTCTTTATCAACACCGATTTGTGCATTGGCTGCGCTACCTGTGTTCAAACTTGCCCTATGAAAGAAAAGCCGATGAAAAGGATCGAAGATTTCCAGAGGGTTTAA
- a CDS encoding DUF5989 family protein translates to MSLVKEFWDFMKVRKKFWLAPILIVLVILSGFIILASLSPAAAPFIYTLF, encoded by the coding sequence ATGTCGTTGGTAAAAGAGTTTTGGGATTTTATGAAGGTCAGAAAGAAATTTTGGTTAGCCCCCATACTGATAGTCCTTGTGATTCTTTCTGGATTTATAATTTTGGCTTCTTTGTCGCCCGCCGCAGCGCCGTTCATTTACACTCTGTTCTAA
- the cbiR gene encoding cobamide remodeling phosphodiesterase CbiR — protein MRLGTTSYIYRAGVNTNVRLLAGHTQDIELLFFELNDSWNSFPSEEEIDELAQLSSEYDLTYTAHLPLDLYLADEDPALDKAITVIEATRKLKPQAYIVHVDSKHKQSNYDFKAWERNTRSSLETLIQVAGDPGKICVENHDAQLPSMMEHILDMVPVSCCPDVGHLWKHGHNALKYLEQWLPRARVVHLHGVAETDHRSLAFVPSSQLDPIVDTLHKHFRGVVTIEVFNKADFLDSVEIFWNSLARLMRKTRTLDSFAMEAQ, from the coding sequence ATGAGACTAGGCACTACCTCATATATTTACAGGGCTGGAGTAAACACCAATGTTCGCCTCCTGGCGGGCCACACCCAAGACATCGAGTTGCTCTTTTTTGAATTGAACGATTCATGGAACAGCTTTCCATCAGAAGAAGAGATCGATGAATTGGCCCAACTGTCATCCGAGTATGACTTGACCTATACGGCGCATCTACCTTTGGACTTATACCTAGCGGATGAAGATCCAGCGTTAGATAAGGCGATAACGGTGATTGAAGCGACTCGAAAACTTAAACCGCAAGCCTATATTGTTCATGTTGACTCCAAACACAAGCAGTCGAATTACGATTTCAAGGCATGGGAGAGAAACACTCGCTCGTCTTTAGAAACCCTTATACAAGTCGCTGGTGACCCAGGGAAAATTTGTGTTGAAAACCATGATGCGCAACTTCCTTCAATGATGGAGCACATATTGGACATGGTACCAGTTTCATGCTGTCCCGACGTTGGTCATTTGTGGAAACACGGACATAATGCGCTAAAATATCTGGAACAGTGGCTGCCTAGAGCAAGAGTCGTCCATCTTCATGGGGTGGCGGAAACGGACCATAGGAGTCTCGCTTTCGTCCCCTCTTCTCAATTAGACCCCATAGTGGACACTCTGCATAAACACTTTCGAGGTGTAGTCACTATCGAAGTGTTCAATAAGGCTGATTTTCTCGATTCGGTAGAAATTTTCTGGAATTCCCTGGCTAGGCTTATGAGAAAAACGAGGACTCTTGATTCCTTCGCGATGGAAGCCCAATAG
- the cobS gene encoding adenosylcobinamide-GDP ribazoletransferase codes for MSETSGFEKIIREFRITVGFLTVFRTPVAPAPDMIEIGRSSWAFPVVGTMIGLILGLSYWFCSILFPPTILSLLVVTLWVVLTGGLHLDGWTDCWDAFGASVPTERRREILKDSRLGAFGAIALILLILAKILTIMSIKSPVLGIFIAPVVGRSMMILASQEAKTPDIGIGSGFLQGVDRRACVFCWIFSIITGLFAGLTGLLAVAAAYGAATWFRTFSESKVGFVNGDVLGSMCELTEVTVLLALCLK; via the coding sequence TTGTCGGAAACATCGGGCTTTGAAAAGATAATCCGGGAGTTTAGGATAACTGTCGGATTTCTGACTGTATTTAGAACTCCGGTCGCTCCGGCCCCGGACATGATCGAAATTGGTCGTTCATCCTGGGCCTTTCCCGTCGTGGGAACCATGATAGGGCTTATTCTTGGCCTTTCATACTGGTTTTGTTCCATTCTGTTCCCTCCGACGATTCTTTCGCTTCTGGTTGTGACCTTGTGGGTTGTCTTGACGGGTGGATTACATCTGGATGGCTGGACAGACTGCTGGGACGCTTTCGGAGCCTCCGTTCCGACGGAAAGAAGGCGCGAGATACTTAAAGACTCGAGGCTCGGCGCTTTTGGCGCCATCGCCTTGATATTGTTGATATTGGCCAAAATCTTGACCATCATGAGCATAAAATCCCCTGTGTTAGGAATTTTCATCGCTCCTGTTGTTGGAAGATCGATGATGATACTTGCGTCGCAGGAGGCTAAGACCCCCGATATCGGAATTGGCTCCGGTTTTCTCCAGGGTGTCGACCGAAGGGCTTGCGTTTTTTGCTGGATATTTTCTATAATTACGGGATTATTCGCCGGACTAACAGGCTTGCTCGCTGTCGCCGCCGCTTACGGAGCAGCGACCTGGTTCCGGACCTTCTCCGAATCAAAAGTAGGTTTTGTTAACGGGGACGTTTTGGGGTCCATGTGCGAATTGACTGAAGTAACCGTATTGTTGGCGCTTTGCCTTAAATAG
- a CDS encoding NAD+ synthase has translation MILRIAQAQINPIVGDIKGNMRKILSQIRLAEAAEADLVTFPELALTGYPPEDLLLRSRFLSDNQEALKDLARERFEVAALVGFADVVDGGARNAAALLFEREVVGIYHKMELPNYGVFDEKRYFAPGNRCFVFDLSGVRVSVTICEDIWIPGSITESCAINNSADIVLNISGSPFFAGKYQIRKNIATRFAQAVDCVVCFNNLVGGQDELVFDGGGFVVDANGRLIASAARFREDLLITDIDVSPKLKPVKCWNPISPCPEIRRHAEANVRTASLPRITEELGEIEEIFQALILGLGDYVGKNHFKTVVVGLSGGIDSALTAAMAVEALGADRVVGVTMPSDFTSSETFSDAGLLASNLGIRLLTVPIPDIHTAFLSALRDPFGPGPLGLESENLQARIRGAILMALSNRFGWLVLTTANKSETAVGYCTLYGDTAGGFALIKDVPKTLVYRLSEYANEKAGTDIIPKSILMRPPTAELRPDQKDEDSLPPYSVLDPILKAYVEDDMACEDISGFPPDTVREVARMVDINEYKRRQAPPGVKITPKAFGRDRRLPITNGSSNCIRREREK, from the coding sequence ATGATTCTGAGAATAGCTCAAGCGCAAATTAATCCAATAGTCGGCGACATCAAAGGCAATATGAGGAAGATACTGTCGCAAATCAGATTAGCGGAAGCGGCGGAAGCGGACCTTGTCACATTTCCGGAGCTTGCATTGACCGGGTACCCGCCGGAGGACCTTCTTCTCAGATCAAGATTTCTATCCGACAATCAAGAGGCGCTCAAGGATTTGGCTCGAGAGCGTTTTGAGGTGGCGGCGCTTGTGGGATTTGCCGATGTTGTGGACGGTGGAGCGCGAAACGCCGCGGCCTTACTATTTGAACGAGAAGTTGTTGGAATTTACCATAAAATGGAACTCCCCAATTACGGGGTTTTTGATGAAAAGAGATATTTTGCCCCTGGGAACAGATGTTTTGTTTTTGATCTGTCTGGGGTCCGTGTCTCGGTGACAATTTGTGAGGATATATGGATACCAGGGTCCATAACAGAGTCCTGCGCCATCAATAACTCCGCGGATATAGTCTTGAACATATCAGGATCCCCGTTCTTCGCCGGGAAATACCAGATAAGAAAGAACATAGCCACACGATTTGCACAGGCTGTAGATTGCGTGGTCTGCTTCAACAACCTTGTTGGAGGCCAGGATGAACTGGTTTTTGACGGAGGCGGTTTCGTTGTTGACGCAAATGGCCGGCTCATTGCGTCGGCCGCCAGATTCAGGGAAGATCTTCTGATAACGGACATTGATGTTTCCCCAAAGCTGAAACCTGTCAAATGCTGGAATCCAATCAGTCCGTGTCCCGAGATTCGTCGGCACGCTGAGGCCAACGTCCGAACGGCTAGTCTTCCTCGCATAACAGAGGAATTGGGGGAGATTGAAGAAATCTTTCAGGCTTTAATATTGGGGCTAGGCGATTACGTTGGAAAGAACCACTTTAAAACGGTTGTGGTCGGTTTAAGTGGCGGTATAGATTCGGCTCTCACCGCGGCCATGGCTGTAGAGGCGCTGGGAGCGGATCGAGTTGTAGGCGTGACTATGCCCTCGGATTTCACGTCAAGCGAGACGTTTTCCGATGCAGGTCTACTGGCGTCAAATCTGGGCATAAGACTGCTAACCGTTCCCATTCCCGACATACACACTGCATTCCTGTCTGCGCTTCGGGACCCATTCGGCCCAGGGCCTTTAGGGCTTGAGAGCGAAAACCTTCAGGCCAGGATTCGAGGGGCAATACTCATGGCGCTATCCAACAGATTTGGATGGCTGGTGTTGACGACTGCAAACAAGAGCGAGACAGCGGTTGGATATTGCACATTGTACGGGGATACGGCGGGAGGCTTCGCCCTGATCAAGGATGTTCCGAAAACCCTGGTCTACAGACTGTCAGAATACGCTAACGAAAAGGCGGGCACGGATATCATTCCTAAATCAATTTTGATGAGGCCTCCCACTGCGGAACTGAGGCCCGATCAGAAAGACGAGGACTCGTTGCCTCCTTACAGTGTTTTGGATCCTATTTTAAAGGCCTATGTTGAAGACGACATGGCCTGTGAGGACATTTCGGGGTTTCCACCGGATACAGTAAGAGAAGTCGCTCGAATGGTCGACATAAACGAATACAAACGAAGACAGGCGCCTCCCGGTGTTAAAATTACTCCCAAAGCTTTCGGTAGGGACAGGCGTCTACCTATAACCAACGGGAGTTCCAATTGCATTCGAAGGGAAAGAGAAAAATGA
- a CDS encoding amidohydrolase family protein, which produces MNVIDFHVHVGKREHLISSFIDYFITQYGTEALKAMEALTPETFGAFLRAEGVDKAVLLSEYSPKVTGVVPNEFTVEFAGGDTNLVPFGAIDINSSIGCGVQAEHALKSLGCKGLKLLPSYGHYYPDDSRMYPAYEVAQSLDSIVMFHTGTSLFPNSLIRFADPLLLDDVANDFPHLSILMCHGGRPFWYKQAEWMLRRHSNLHIDISGIPPAQIPDHFPKLEQYYDRFVFGSDWPNLWSIKSQVEQVRRLPYNPEVIEAILWRNASRLLGLEL; this is translated from the coding sequence TTGAATGTTATTGACTTTCACGTGCATGTAGGGAAACGCGAGCATCTTATCAGCTCCTTCATAGATTATTTCATAACGCAGTATGGAACTGAGGCTTTAAAGGCGATGGAGGCTCTGACTCCCGAAACCTTCGGGGCCTTTCTTCGGGCTGAAGGAGTTGACAAGGCTGTTTTGCTCTCCGAATACTCACCAAAGGTCACAGGGGTGGTTCCGAATGAATTCACAGTAGAGTTCGCCGGAGGTGACACCAATCTGGTACCTTTTGGCGCCATAGATATAAATTCGTCGATTGGCTGCGGAGTCCAGGCGGAACATGCTCTAAAGTCTTTAGGGTGCAAGGGCTTGAAACTTTTACCATCTTACGGCCATTACTACCCAGACGATTCTAGAATGTACCCGGCTTATGAAGTCGCTCAGAGCCTTGATTCGATAGTGATGTTTCATACAGGGACATCACTGTTTCCCAACTCTCTAATTCGTTTTGCCGACCCGCTTCTCCTCGATGATGTGGCGAACGATTTTCCTCATCTTAGCATTCTCATGTGTCATGGTGGCAGACCCTTCTGGTATAAGCAAGCCGAGTGGATGTTGAGAAGACATTCCAATCTTCACATCGACATCTCTGGTATCCCTCCGGCTCAAATACCTGACCATTTCCCAAAACTCGAGCAATACTATGATCGCTTTGTATTTGGGAGTGACTGGCCTAACCTTTGGTCTATCAAGTCACAGGTTGAGCAGGTGCGAAGGTTGCCGTACAATCCTGAAGTCATAGAAGCCATTTTATGGCGAAACGCTTCACGTCTTCTTGGTCTGGAACTTTAG
- a CDS encoding discoidin domain-containing protein has translation MSLTENRKPKGFLRKFVFVFLYITFIFAVIFGALAGLEYYAYLKVKDSPLGQAYKGKDMDLARRSSQTVAPQFGYEPTPGFAAVRNTRLGNSLEYIDDESFKDFENVPAEKPKDEFRVIVTGGSVVYGRGPVPPSDAICDYYEVTFRWTIPHIIQELMNADPDIRQKIGGKRVRVINAGVPGFVYQNNLMRYLAKLRLYSPDLVIALDGANEVHTVARPLKDWNYFSEGPYFEVTSEIMDMSRKGLLNYATLWLKRNTYFFTWLAMEKGEGPGILMENRGFAAHPQDPTPEMMQYLRNNIQQVADVMAIYHSSLQSDRVPHVFALQPMFRNSKKERTPIEQEIEKVTGMEKIGFYDSRMTYNEFVDKIKKRAQEAHFEVLDLTQIFDRTREWVFTDWCHVTNGANFVMAKALFNDVKQKIFGLPLTESNRLQSPPDSYFADYSKDAKVLVSGKARDDGLSILKGYPGPRGLEIPAGKDSAVLLDLEKSVPISRLRIVWGNEETVPKSWKIDFSEDGQNWKNWFTEEKTKTDPYDQWPGFEHYSANETNARYVRYSQDPSLGQIYLRQLSLFR, from the coding sequence GTGAGTCTTACAGAAAACAGGAAACCAAAGGGATTTTTAAGGAAATTTGTATTTGTTTTTCTCTATATAACTTTCATTTTTGCGGTCATTTTTGGCGCTCTAGCTGGGCTTGAATACTACGCGTATCTGAAAGTCAAGGATTCTCCGCTCGGACAAGCTTATAAGGGCAAGGACATGGATCTTGCCAGAAGGAGTTCCCAGACGGTGGCTCCTCAATTCGGGTATGAGCCTACCCCGGGATTCGCTGCTGTCAGGAACACCCGCCTCGGAAACTCCCTCGAGTATATCGACGATGAAAGCTTCAAGGATTTTGAAAACGTTCCAGCGGAAAAACCTAAAGATGAATTCAGGGTTATCGTTACAGGCGGTTCTGTAGTTTATGGAAGAGGCCCTGTTCCTCCTTCGGACGCTATCTGTGATTATTACGAAGTTACTTTTCGGTGGACTATCCCCCATATTATCCAGGAATTGATGAACGCGGACCCCGACATCAGGCAAAAAATAGGAGGGAAGAGAGTTCGTGTAATCAACGCCGGTGTGCCAGGTTTTGTTTATCAAAACAATCTAATGCGCTACCTGGCTAAACTCCGTCTCTATAGTCCGGATTTGGTCATCGCTCTTGATGGGGCTAATGAGGTCCATACTGTGGCTCGGCCCTTGAAGGATTGGAATTATTTCTCTGAAGGGCCTTATTTCGAAGTTACCAGTGAAATCATGGACATGAGTCGGAAAGGCCTACTCAATTACGCGACTCTGTGGCTAAAACGCAACACATATTTTTTTACCTGGTTGGCCATGGAAAAAGGCGAAGGGCCCGGGATTCTGATGGAGAATAGGGGATTTGCCGCTCACCCGCAGGACCCGACTCCGGAAATGATGCAATACCTTAGAAATAATATTCAGCAGGTTGCTGATGTGATGGCTATATATCATTCCAGCTTGCAGTCGGATCGTGTCCCGCACGTGTTTGCCTTGCAGCCGATGTTCAGGAACAGCAAGAAAGAGCGTACGCCTATCGAACAGGAAATAGAAAAAGTCACGGGTATGGAGAAGATAGGATTCTACGATTCTCGTATGACATATAACGAATTTGTGGACAAGATTAAGAAAAGGGCGCAGGAAGCTCATTTTGAAGTTCTGGATCTCACTCAAATATTTGACCGCACTCGTGAATGGGTATTTACCGATTGGTGTCACGTGACTAATGGCGCCAATTTTGTCATGGCGAAAGCTCTTTTCAATGATGTCAAACAGAAAATATTTGGCCTTCCGTTGACGGAATCCAACAGATTGCAGTCGCCACCTGACTCATATTTTGCTGACTATTCAAAGGACGCAAAGGTGTTGGTTTCCGGCAAAGCCAGAGATGACGGGCTTAGCATCCTGAAAGGATATCCCGGCCCAAGAGGCCTGGAAATTCCTGCCGGGAAGGATTCCGCTGTGCTCTTGGATCTTGAAAAATCCGTCCCGATATCACGTCTCAGAATTGTCTGGGGAAATGAGGAGACCGTTCCAAAGTCATGGAAAATAGATTTCTCGGAAGATGGCCAGAATTGGAAAAACTGGTTTACCGAAGAAAAAACAAAAACAGACCCTTATGACCAGTGGCCGGGTTTTGAACATTACTCAGCTAATGAAACCAATGCCAGATATGTGAGGTATTCGCAGGATCCCAGCCTCGGTCAAATTTATTTGCGACAGCTAAGTCTTTTCAGATGA
- a CDS encoding type 1 glutamine amidotransferase: protein MRALVLTHHPSEGPGNIGSFLQSRGVSLDIIPLFAGGKIPPDALYYDSIISMGGPMNVYDEDLYPFLREETALLQKALRFKTPLLGICLGAQMIAKAAGARVVQSPEKELGWRKVGLTGLGKSDRLFLGLPTEFTVFQWHGDMFQIPVGGGLLASGDACPHQAFRFGSGYGLQFHVEVTRDMLADWFSGTPECEPITDEMNKIQGNLSIIADLLFKNFFSFMKTSSYTRGL, encoded by the coding sequence ATGAGAGCTTTAGTATTGACCCACCATCCATCGGAGGGTCCGGGAAATATAGGAAGTTTTCTTCAATCGAGAGGAGTCTCTCTAGATATAATTCCACTTTTCGCCGGTGGAAAAATTCCGCCGGACGCGTTGTATTACGACTCGATAATATCAATGGGTGGTCCAATGAATGTGTATGATGAGGATCTCTATCCTTTTCTGAGGGAAGAGACCGCCCTACTCCAAAAGGCTCTCAGATTTAAGACGCCCTTGCTTGGTATCTGTCTGGGGGCGCAAATGATAGCGAAAGCAGCAGGAGCCAGAGTAGTTCAATCTCCCGAAAAGGAATTGGGGTGGCGGAAGGTCGGATTGACGGGTCTTGGTAAGTCTGACAGGCTCTTTCTCGGGTTACCTACAGAATTTACCGTTTTTCAATGGCATGGAGACATGTTCCAGATTCCCGTCGGGGGCGGTTTGCTGGCATCCGGGGATGCATGCCCTCATCAGGCGTTCAGGTTCGGATCTGGCTACGGACTTCAGTTTCATGTCGAGGTCACCCGCGACATGCTTGCGGATTGGTTCTCCGGGACTCCTGAATGTGAGCCCATAACGGATGAAATGAACAAAATCCAAGGGAATCTTTCAATTATAGCCGATCTTTTGTTCAAGAATTTTTTCAGCTTCATGAAGACTTCCAGCTACACCAGGGGCTTATAA